A window from Diachasmimorpha longicaudata isolate KC_UGA_2023 chromosome 5, iyDiaLong2, whole genome shotgun sequence encodes these proteins:
- the LOC135163006 gene encoding bromodomain adjacent to zinc finger domain protein 2B isoform X6 codes for MEKENSASGGGGGGDTTATTATPGSVASSVSDKLQADQANPLLDPSALFGAYWPRGDSAASSLFGGMPGGYGLGAHHLPSAYAMLGRGGAAPGFGGHTPASAPPPPPPPYSHASLGTLSVAASQAASLGINSASAAWWTMASHLAAQDYLARLQGAGLPGFPPGAESLLPPYPASLLNPPSLSSSSHKSSKSKSSKSHKPAATSSSSSTTNNNNSTTPSTHTSSLSVSQASVTTSHHNTTPTTSCNTTTTQANVVSDPSSILGGVRLPPDTEIIKYTSSIVGPKVPGTTNRGRKKTISLDSPSVSVHPPSVQALSAHQTTPTTSSLVMEPRKFNRTPVSESSEYRDSVDRVEVIKLPAHSTNGSVLTAPPLYTMSNTSSNSNEADAPLNLSLKPASTSSSSPISGSQPLSQLSNLSQSLLASDRTSRRKPGPKPRRVPQNSVTVPASPSPSLAQLFTAADSPQRPSSGSEESETTPIHQKDGRPRNLGRGVSKPKKNTVASLLAQSRALGIKPTPTLDPNVPLSHQVSLLRSNILAAQLHASATGQIDEKGQRSLQEKMKNKLLEVSGEESNMDVTSESGSNTDVVTDTDDDNADGMPSAKRRKLNPSEKDLQVPLERGWKRETVIKGLGKTGVIKGDVTYYSPCGKTFRNNQDLFKFLEIQNPAELTTANFSFSSKPLVGEFLQPTMGLAEAEFVRLGAQEVARRLEELRAAGGFRDVRPTSQYERDKLAYAKKLAKEEAQRHKEQARLIKEQEKTERQEAVRREREIRNQQLLEGRKRLAFTIKQKMKIIQEIERGKSKSDVARELGLASSTVATIWKNRVSIAESWRNRDMMQTDSEMEQIGKKNILQNNVIVPGAMSTPPITTSPSIIALSSTPSSTCSSIPTSPSLNSQASVEIQQPQTQTLNQELLEARKKRQEEVEKIRMEEQQRKQQERELKRQQAVMLKEQMYMQELSKQREMLYTVELERERRRQHMGLIRSLENRRRMEEREKKRLEARAERLATKEKRAEQRKLEMELVEQIRKPVEDMELTDHKPLPPIKRIPRLKLSGEAFAEIVMVFEFLHNFGETLGFDMESLPSLKSLQLALLNDEEAEEEMLSVMTHLLVCAIEDPGIPQPARHTTGLGQSLRQADITHANISEVLRIYLYANATGEVKALTGVCLERERDKKFADHHQNGGDYPSTPSGKNAQFYEHLHNNETWKMSERLRDKPFLALNPTHKAQMLGFLCNELLQNKAVIRQIEGSLETVAQLKKERFVLDTKIRKLRQLHSRKVRMEAVGVIINKTGDTITIEKKEADEETNTSSTNNNPTIDTTPTPEEIHHEDEVEDMSENESEGTQPEEEEDKNLSAEELGKKLDKLLKQSEEQLQKLNGSSKQLRAHVFGQDRYWRRYWELPCAGGIFVEAMESAEPEVLELQAQLDEKWKGKIVEEKVEGVKGESNDDKKDHGESPSNDESEERVPLSRTVEIDPEANETPVKKEVNEALKTDDNLTSDAKTNVTSEEIKQETEMEVDPKIEKCEEKSETVNGDKCNHLHSLPNGKDINGGVGEVDMPWFSILPRETCDTSGPSSKQIFGIAEGAELRIPIFPPPASPGYERCDSPAPLILTQDEAAQLEYLKIHGLPPPGDAKPVPEDLRYGWWRIADVDTFQELLEHLHSRGVREKELKRTTWATMESFLAVTGKIHVDPGNTSATDLGGGEEEEDDDEEDEVPRPDNPRDWSEAVALRVDAQLLEQVEALEDKVANASMQVKGWKLPPRAGSEEADEIEKFNEMEKINAVEQARQRLLSLEAAIERRYLKPPLGVCTGDPNLAALKAEQAAAAANANSNSSDGGSAPPPPEETTPRGLNNWREATARAHTSAQLAMALYMLEASIAWDKSIMKAVSLIPARNTICLSLRNRSVSVKSTARYNLLLATSQASNCQFCHSGDNEDKLLLCDGCDRGYHTYCFRPKMENIPDGDWYCHECMNKATGERNCLVCGKRAGKNLVLCELCPRAYHTDCHNPVMPKMPRGKWYCSNCHSKQPKKRNSTRRSHNKSGGNTRDSESSDHPPASPTPSTASNTHGDDTNTSEPPTPTASPRKEPNARNLTKKQQRELAPCKLLLEQLEQQDEAWPFLLPVNTKQFPTYKKIIKTPMDLSTIKKKLQDTVYKSRDEFCADVRQMFINCEVFNEDDSPVGKAGHGMRSFFENRWTEITGAPPPHPQTHS; via the exons ATGGAGAAGGAGAACTCCGCGTCGGGCGGAGGTGGGGGTGGAGATACAACAGCAACAACGGCAACACCGGGCTCGGTAGCCAGCTCCGTCTCTGATAAATTACAAGCGGATCAAGCTAACCCGCTCCTTGATCCCAGTGCGCTATTCGGtg CTTATTGGCCACGTGGCGATAGTGCAGCATCTTCACTGTTTGGTGGTATGCCTGGTGGTTATGGACTCGGTGCACATCATCTGCCCTCGGCCTATGCAATGCTGGGACGTGGTGGTGCAGCACCTGGTTTTGGTGGTCACACACCCGCATcagcaccaccaccaccgccaCCACCGTATTCACACGCGAGTCTTGGAACACTCAGTGTTGCTGCCAGTCAAGCAGCCAGTTTAG GTATAAATTCAGCAAGTGCAGCATGGTGGACAATGGCGTCCCACTTAGCAGCTCAGGATTATCTAGCCAGGTTACAAGGTGCTGGCTTACCTGGTTTTCCCCCAGGTGCTGAGAGCCTACTACCCCCGTATCCAGCATCACTGCTAAATCCACCGTCGCTATCGTCGTCGTCCCACAAGTCCAGTAAGT CTAAGTCAAGTAAGAGTCATAAACCAGCAGCGACCAGCAGTAGCAGCAGTACTACGAATAACAATAATTCCACGACACCGAGTACTCACACTAGTAGTTTGTCTGTAAGTCAAGCATCTGTAACAACGAGCCATCACAATACAACACCAACTACGAGTTGCAATACGACGACTACCCAGGCCAATGTTGTTAG TGATCCGAGCAGTATCCTGGGGGGCGTGAGACTTCCACCGGACACTGAAATCATAAAGTACACATCGAGTATTGTTGGACCAAAGGTTCCAGGTACGACGAATCGCGGTAGGAAAAAGACAATATCATTAGATTCACCGAGTGTAAGTGTTCATCCACCTTCAGTGCAGGCACTCAGTGCTCATCAGACTACCCCAACTACCTCATCCCTGGTcatggagccgagaaaattcaaTCGTACACCAGTG AGTGAATCGAGTGAATACAGGGACTCCGTGGATCGTGTGGAAGTGATAAAACTACCGGCCCATTCAACCAACGGTTCAGTATTAACGGCTCCTCCATTGTACACCATGAGCAACACCAGCAGCAACTCCAACGAGGCTGACGCACCCCTGAATCTGTCATTGAAGCCAGCATCAACGAGCAGCAGTTCACCGATATCAGGCAGTCAACCTCTCAGTCAACTAAGCAATCTCAGTCAATCACTGTTGGCGTCCGATCGTACCT CCCGACGGAAACCAGGCCCCAAACCACGACGGGTTCCACAAAACTCGGTAACAGTGCCAGCATCGCCGAGCCCCTCGCTCGCTCAGCTGTTCACTGCCGCTGATTCCCCACAACGTCCCAGCAGCGGAAGTGAGGAGAGTGAAACAACTCCGATACACCAGAAAGACGGTAGACCAAGAAATTTGGGACGCGGTGTATCGAAACCCAAGAAAAATACAGTGGCATCGTTATTGGCTCAGAGTCGTGCTCTGGGGATAAAACCCACCCCAACACTGGATCCAAATGTACCATTGTCCCATCAAGTATCGTTACTTAGATCTAATATACTTGCTGCGCAATTACATGCGTCAGCAACCGGTCAAATTGATGAGAAGGGTCAA CGTTCCTtgcaggaaaaaatgaagaacaaaTTGCTTGAGGTTTCCGGTGAGGAAAGTAACATGGACGTGACAAGTGAGAGTGGTAGTAATACGGATGTTGTCACTGATACCGATGATGATAATGCGGATGGCATGCCGAGTGCTAAAAGACGAAAATTGAATCCCAGTGAGAAGGATCTACAGGTACCTCTGGAAAGGGGTTGGAAGAGGGAGACGGTTATCAAGGGGTTGGGGAAAACTGGGGTCATTAAGGGAGATGTTACTTACTACAGCCCTTGTGGAAAGACCTTCAGAAATAATCAGGACTTATTCAAG TTTTTGGAGATTCAAAACCCAGCAGAACTGACAACCGCCAACTTCTCGTTTTCATCGAAACCTCTCGTTGGGGAATTCCTCCAGCCAACAATGGGTTTGGCCGAGGCTGAATTCGTGAGACTGGGAGCTCAGGAAGTAGCCCGAAGGCTGGAGGAACTCAGAGCGGCGGGGGGATTTCGAGATGTGAGGCCAACAAGTCAATATGAGAGAGACAAGTTGGCATATGCTAAGAAACTGGCGAAGGAGGAGGCACAGAGACACAAAGAGCAAGCTAG ATTGATAAAGGAACAGGAAAAGACTGAGAGGCAGGAAGCTGTGCGACGAGAACGCGAGATTAGGAATCAGCAGCTCCTGGAG GGTCGGAAGAGGCTTGCGTTCACGATAAAACAGAAGATGAAGATCATACAGGAAATAGAACGTGGAAAGAGTAAGAGCGATGTGGCAAGGGAATTGGGTCTGGCTAGCAGTACAGTCGCTACAATCTGGAAAAATCGTGTCAGTATAGCTGAGAGCTGGAGAAATCGTGATATGATGCAAACAGACAGTGAAATGGAGCaaattggaaagaaaaatatactaCAGAATAATGTTATTGTCCCTGGAGCAATGTCAACACCTCCGATAACTACATCACCATCGATAATAGCCCTGTCAAGTACACCATCGTCTACATGTAGCTCAATTCCAACATCACCATCGCTGAATTCACAGGCATCAGTGGAGATCCAGCAACCACAGACACAAACGCTTAACCAGGAACTCCTGGAG gcgagaaaaaaaaggcaGGAGGAAGTTGAGAAAATTCGGATGGAGGAGCAACAACGAAAACAACAG GAACGCGAACTGAAACGTCAACAGGCAGTGATGCTGAAAGAACAG ATGTACATGCAGGAGCTCAGCAAGCAGCGCGAGATGCTCTACACCGTCGAGTTG GAGCGTGAGAGGAGACGGCAGCATATGGGGCTGATACGATCCTTGGAGAATCGTCGGCGGATggaggaacgtgagaaaaaacGTCTGGAGGCACGCGCCGAAAGGCTTGCCACCAAGGAGAAGCGCGCTGAACAGAGAAAACTCGAGATGGAACTGGTGGAGCAGATCAGGAAGCCGGTGGAGGACATGGAACTGACAG ATCATAAACCCCTACCCCCGATAAAACGCATTCCCCGGCTGAAGCTCTCTGGGGAAGCCTTTGCAGAAATAGTAATGgtctttgaatttcttcacaacTTCGGGGAAACCCTGGGCTTCGACATGGAGTCTCTGCCCTCCCTAAAGAGTCTTCAGCTAGCCCTCCTGAATGATGAGGAGGCCGAGGAAGAGATGCTCTCTGTGATGACGCACCTGCTGGTCTGTGCGATAGAGGACCCGGGTATTCCCCAGCCAGCGCGTCACACGACAGGCCTCGGCCAGTCCCTCCGTCAAGCCGACATCACCCATGCCAACATCAGCGAGGTCCTTAGGATCTACCTCTATGCCAATGCAACAGGTGAAGTTAAAGCCCTGACAGGCGTTTGTTTGGAACGCGaacgagataaaaaattcGCTGATCACCATCAAAACGGGGGGGACTATCCCTCCACTCCATCAGGAAAGAATGCCCAATTTTACGAGCACCTGCACAACAACGAAACCTGGAAGATGTCGGAGAGATTGCGAGACAAGCCCTTCCTGGCGCTTAATCCAACGCACAAAGCTCAAATGCTGGGTTTTCTCTGCAATGAATTGCTTCAAAATAAAGCTGTGATACGTCAAATTGAGGGGAGCCTGGAGACAGTGGCCCAGCTGAAGAAGGAGCGTTTTGTCCTTGACACGAAAATCCGAAAGCTGCGACAGTTGCATAGTAGAAAGGTCCGGATGGAAGCTGTTGGAGTGATCATCAACAAAACAGGTGATACGATAACAATTGAGAAGAAAGAGGCCGATGAAGAGACAAACACATCAAGTACGAATAATAATCCTACGATAGATACAACCCCAACTCCAGAAGAGATTCACCACGAGGACGAGGTGGAAGACATGTCTGAGAATGAATCAGAAGGTACACAGccagaggaggaggaggacaaGAATCTTTCAGCTGAGGAGCTTGGAAAAAAACTTGATAAACTTCTGAAACAGTCTGAGGAGCAATTGCAGAAGCTCAATGGCTCCTCAAAGCAGCTTCGAGCCCACGTTTTCGGGCAAGACAGGTATTGGAGGAGATACTGGGAGCTCCCTTGCGCTGGGGGCATTTTCGTGGAGGCGATGGAGAGTGCGGAGCCAGAGGTGTTGGAGTTGCAGGCTCAACTCGATGAGAAGTGGAAGGGAAAAATAGTCGAGGAGAAGGTTGAGGGGGTGAAGGGTGAAAGTAATGATGATAAAAAGGATCATGGGGAGTCCCCCAGCAACGATGAATCAGAGGAAAGAGTTCCGTTGTCCAGGACTGTTGAGATCGATCCTGAGGCTAATGAGACTCCTGTAAAGAAGGAGGTGAATGAGGCTCTGAAAACTGATGACAACCTAACGAGTGATGCCAAGACTAATGTCACTTCGGAGGAGATAAAGCAGGAGACTGAGATGGAAGTTGACCCTAAAATTGAAAAGTGCGAGGAGAAAAGTGAGACTGTCAATGGTGATAAGTGTAATCATCTTCACAGTCTGCCCAATGGGAAGGATATTAATGGGGGTGTTGGTGAGGTAGATATGCCCTGGTTCTCCATACTGCCTAGGGAGACTTGTGACACATCGGGACCGAGCAGTAAACAGATATTTGGAATAGCTGAGGGCGCTGAGTTGCGGATTCCAATTTTCCCACCGCCAGCTAGTCCAGGTTACGAGCGTTGTGACAGTCCAGCGCCTCTGATTTTAACACAGGACGAGGCAGCGCAGCTGGAATATCTGAAGATTCATGGGCTGCCACCACCAGGCGATGCTAAACCTGTTCCTGAGGATTTGAGGTACGGCTGGTGGAGGATCGCTGATGTTGACACCTTCCAAGAGCTTCTGGAGCACCTGCATTCGCGAGGAGTGAGGGAGAAGGAGCTGAAGAGGACGACTTGGGCCACTATGGAGTCCTTCCTCGCTGTTACTGGGAAGATCCATGTGGATCCTGGGAATACTTCGGCGACTGATCTGGGAGgcggggaggaggaggaggacgaCGACGAGGAGGACGAGGTACCCAGACCGGATAATCCGAGAGATTGGAGTGAGGCTGTGGCTCTCAGAGTCGATGCGCAACTATTGGAGCAGGTGGAGGCACTCGAGGACAAGGTGGCTAATGCCAGCATGCAGGTGAAGGGGTGGAAACTACCGCCCAGGGCGGGGAGTGAAGAGGCGGATGAAATTGAGAAGTTCAATGAGATGGAGAAAATCAATGCTGTGGAGCAGGCTAGGCAGAGATTGCTCTCGTTGGAGGCCGCTATCGAGAGGAGATATTTGAAACCACCACTGGGGGTCTG cACTGGCGACCCAAACTTGGCAGCTCTCAAAGCAGAACAAGCAGCTGCAGCAGCAAACGCAAATTCGAACTCGTCAGACGGTGGATCAGCCCCACCTCCACCCGAGGAAACAACACCACGTGGTTTGAACAATTGGCGTGAAGCAACAGCGCGTGCACACACATCAGCACAACTGGCAATGGCCCTCTACATGCTCGAGGCTAGCATCGCTTGGGACAAGAGCATCATGAAGGCTGTGAGTCTAATCCCAGCTAGAAACACAATCTGCTTGAGTCTACGCAATCGCAGTGTCTCGGTTAAATCTACTGCTCGATACAATCTACTTTTGGCTACTTCTCAGGCCTCT AATTGCCAGTTTTGCCACAGTGGTGACAATGAAGACAAATTGCTCTTGTGCGATGGTTGTGATCGTGGATATCATACTTATTGCTTCCGTCCAAAAATGGAGAACATTCCTGATGGTGATtg GTATTGTCACGAATGTATGAATAAAGCGACCGGTGAGAGAAACTGTCTGGTGTGTGGTAAAAGGGCTGGCAAGAATCTGGTGCTCTGTGAGTTGTGCCCTCGAGCTTATCACACCGATTGCCATAACCCCGTGATGCCTAAG ATGCCAAGAGGCAAATGGTATTGCTCCAACTGTCACAGTAAACAGCCAAAGAAACGTAACAGTACAAGAAGGAGTCACAATAAAAGTGGAGGCAACACCAGAGACAGTGAAAGTTCCGATCATCCGCCCGCTAG TCCAACGCCTTCAACGGCATCAAATACCCATGGTGATGATACTAATACCTCGGAACCACCAACACCAACGGCATCACCACGTAAAGAGCCTAATGCCAGGAATTTAACAAAGAAACAACAACGTGAATTAGCACCTTGTAAATTACTGCTTGAACAGTTGGAGCAACAGGATGAAGCATGGCCTTTTCTGCTGCCAGTTAATACTAAACAATTTCCgacttataaaaaaattattaaaacacCGATGGACCTCAGTactataaagaaaaaactgcAAGATACTGT ATATAAATCACGTGATGAATTTTGCGCTGACGTACGTCAAATGTTCATAAATTGTGAGGTATTTAATGAGGATGACAGTCCAGTTGGCAAAGCCGGCCACGGTATGCGAAGTTTCTTTGAAAATCGTTGGACCGAAATAACGGGTGCACCACCGCCTCATCCACAAACCCATAGCTGA